CACGGCAAAGGGGTACGCGAGGCTTGAGGAGGCCCTGGTCACCATGGAAATAATGAATGAGAGGAGGAATCAAGTGGTGCTGTTATCGGATGACGTGGACATGGTGATTGTGGGGGTCATAACACTGGAATCCATGGGGTTTATCGTGGACCCAACCACAGGTAAACTTGAGAGGTCAGGGGTCTTCCTACTCTTAGCAGGGAAAGGCTTAAATACATAGTGACTCTGTACAGTTTGGTATGCCTAGCCACGGTTCATTAACAAAGGCTGGTAAGGTTAGGAGCCAAACACCCAGGATACCACCAAAACCCAAGAAGAACCTAATCCCAAGGCGCAGAAACAGCCGAAACTACAGGAAACTACTGTACAAACTGGGACAGCAAAGCAGCGCCTCATAAATACCCAATCTTCCAAGCATCCCTCTTAATCTGAATCCTTAATTCACGCCTAGGCAACTCCGGCAGCGCCTTGGTTATCACCACATCACCAGGCTCGGCTATTAGACCCTCGCCTCCCTAACCTCCATCCTTATCTGTAACCCAATCTTCCAGGGATCCTAACCCACTTCCTAAGTAGTCCTCGGATTAATTAACGGGCTTACTGCCGTGAAGACTTGGTTATGCAGCACCTACTCTATAGACGCACTCCTTAAATACATCCTTACCCAGTCAACATGAAGGGTATGGGTTCGGGTAAGGTGGCCATAGTTAGTGGTAGTGGTCGTGGCATTGGTAGGGCAATTGCCGTGAGGCTTGCCAAGGGTGGGTTCAGGGTTGTGGTGAATTATAAGCGCCATGATGAGGAGGGCGAGGAGACCATGAGGTTGATAAGGGAGGTTGGTGGTGAGGCGGTGTTGGTTAAGGCTGACGTGGCCACGGCGGACGGGGCCAAGGCACTGGTTGATGAGGCGGTTAAGCAGTGGGGCTCGGTGGACGTGGTGGTTAACAACGCGGGTCTGGGCATCATGAGGCCCTTTGTGGATATTGATGAGGGGCTTTGGGACAAGATAATAAACACGAACCTAAAGTCAGCCTTCTTACTCACTAAATTTGCGGTACCGCACATGGTTAAGAATAGGTGGGGTAGGATTGTGAACATGAGCTCCATAGAGGGTATAATGGGCGCCGCATTCAATGTACCCTACGCCACGGCCAAGGCCGCATTAATAGGCTTCACTAAGTCACTGGCCGCGGAGCTGGCCCCATACGGCATAACGGTTAACGCCATAGCGCCGGGCCTGGTTAGGACTAAGATGGGCATGAGCCTCCTGCAGGTGCTCAATGTGGATGAGCAGACCTGGGTCAGGGAGGCAACACTAACGGGCAGCATAATAAGTCCCGAGGAGGTTGCGGAGCTGGTGGCCTTCCTCGTGAGTGACAGTG
This is a stretch of genomic DNA from Vulcanisaeta thermophila. It encodes these proteins:
- a CDS encoding retroviral-like aspartic protease family protein; translation: MGHVYVDVTIYGREPRTVKALVDTGATYTVIPRKLAEELGIRGLGTFVNVLTAKGYARLEEALVTMEIMNERRNQVVLLSDDVDMVIVGVITLESMGFIVDPTTGKLERSGVFLLLAGKGLNT
- a CDS encoding 30S ribosomal protein S30e — encoded protein: MPSHGSLTKAGKVRSQTPRIPPKPKKNLIPRRRNSRNYRKLLYKLGQQSSAS
- a CDS encoding SDR family NAD(P)-dependent oxidoreductase, translating into MGSGKVAIVSGSGRGIGRAIAVRLAKGGFRVVVNYKRHDEEGEETMRLIREVGGEAVLVKADVATADGAKALVDEAVKQWGSVDVVVNNAGLGIMRPFVDIDEGLWDKIINTNLKSAFLLTKFAVPHMVKNRWGRIVNMSSIEGIMGAAFNVPYATAKAALIGFTKSLAAELAPYGITVNAIAPGLVRTKMGMSLLQVLNVDEQTWVREATLTGSIISPEEVAELVAFLVSDSARNITGQVFIIDSGTLILPAARHLSRLSQLSQG